A genomic window from Gossypium hirsutum isolate 1008001.06 chromosome D10, Gossypium_hirsutum_v2.1, whole genome shotgun sequence includes:
- the LOC107914394 gene encoding ethylene-responsive transcription factor TINY: MSLNEKEPCEFPSQTPAQPQPNPPRVAKKRTRQDNHSPFRGVRKRRWGRYVSEIRLPGQKTRIWLGSFGSPEMAARAYDSAAFFLKGDSAILNFPELVGSLPRPESCSRRDIQSAAAKAALQESVGRVKDEEGPESFGWWDAVGMAAFEEVKASPLRFDSMEGELLSFMEDDHHFFTSCFEL, from the coding sequence ATGTCCCTAAATGAGAAAGAGCCTTGCGAGTTTCCGTCACAAACGCCCGCCCAACCCCAGCCCAACCCACCCCGTGTCGCCAAGAAACGCACCCGCCAAGACAACCACTCCCCGTTTCGCGGGGTACGTAAGAGGAGGTGGGGGCGTTACGTCTCCGAGATACGGTTACCGGGTCAAAAGACACGGATATGGCTGGGGTCGTTTGGGTCACCGGAGATGGCAGCTCGGGCATATGACTCGGCAGCTTTCTTCTTGAAAGGCGACTCTGCTATCCTCAACTTCCCGGAGTTAGTGGGGTCACTTCCCCGGCCAGAGTCTTGCTCGAGGAGGGATATACAATCCGCGGCGGCCAAAGCGGCTTTGCAGGAATCGGTGGGCAGGGTAAAAGATGAGGAGGGTCCGGAAAGCTTCGGGTGGTGGGATGCTGTGGGGATGGCGGCGTTTGAGGAAGTGAAAGCAAGTCCGTTGAGGTTTGATTCAATGGAGGGAGAGCTGTTGTCTTTCATGGAGGATGATCATCATTTCTTCACTTCCTGCTTTGagttgtaa